The proteins below come from a single Danio aesculapii chromosome 23, fDanAes4.1, whole genome shotgun sequence genomic window:
- the dhrs3a gene encoding short-chain dehydrogenase/reductase 3a — protein sequence MMEMKVLGCALLFPFQIVFSILKAIVRFFTRQKRRDLGTDVVLITGGGRGIGRHLAKEFAKQGAKKVILWGRTEKCLKETCEDISMNGTECHYFVCDVGNREEVYQQAKVLREKVGDVTILVNNAAVVHGKSLMDSDDDALLKTQHINTLGQFWTTKAFLPRMLELCNGHVVCINSILSLSSIPGAIDYCTSKASSYAFMESLTLGLLDCPGVGCTTVLPFHTDTEMFQGMRVRFPKLFPPLNPEMVAERTVDAVRTNTAFVVLPWTMHFLVILKSLLPQSALEEIHKFSGSYTCMNTFKGRT from the exons ATGATGGAGATGAAGGTGTTGGGATGCGCGTTGCTTTTCCCCTTTCAGATTGTCTTCAGCATATTGAAGGCGATCGTGCGCTTCTTTACGCGCCAGAAGCGCAGAGATCTGGGCACCGATGTGGTGCTCATCACTGGAGGTGGAAGAGGAATCGGCCGTCACCTGGCTAAAGAGTTTGCCAAGCAAGGAGCAAAAAAG GTGATTTTGTGGGGCCGCACAGAGAAATGTTTAAAAGAGACCTGTGAGGATATCTCCATGAATGGAACAGAGTGCCATTATTTTGTGTGTGATGTGGGCAACAGGGAGGAGGTTTACCAGCAAGCCAAAGTGCTCAGGGAAAAG GTCGGAGATGTCACCATTCTTGTAAATAATGCAGCTGTTGTCCATGGGAAAAGTCTAATGGACAGCGATGATGATGCACTCTTGAAGACTCAGCACATAAACACCCTTGGACAGTTCTGG ACCACGAAAGCATTTCTGCCTCGCATGCTGGAGCTGTGCAACGGCCATGTGGTGTGCATTAACTCTATTCTCTCCCTCTCCTCCATCCCTGGAGCCATCGACTACTGCACGTCCAAAGCTTCGTCTTATGCCTTCATGGAGAGCCTGACGTTGGGCCTGCTGGACTGTCCTGGAGTGGGATGCACTACAGTGCTTCCCTTCCATACAGACACAGAGATGTTCCAAGGCATGAGAGTGAG GTTCCCTAAGCTTTTTCCTCCTCTGAATCCTGAAATGGTGGCCGAGCGCACTGTGGACGCAGTTAGGACCAACACTGCCTTTGTTGTCCTGCCATGGACCATGCACTTTCTTGTAATTCTTAAAAG CCTTCTGCCACAGTCTGCTCTGGAAGAGATCCATAAGTTTTCAGGAAGCTACACCTGTATGAACACATTTAAAGGACGGACTTAA